The window ACAACATCGATGCCTTTGTGTTTAACAGTGTTGATCATTTCGGCCACGTCCTGGGGGGTGTTGCCGCCGGCTTCGAAGTCATGCGCCGAGACCCGTACCAGCAGCGGCATACCTGATGGCAATACGGACTGCACGGCTTCCACTACTTCTCCCAATAGACGCGCCCGGTTGGCTGGCGAACCGCCGTATTCATCTTCCCTTTGATTGCTTAATGGTGAGAGAAACTGACTCAACAGGTAACCATGGGCGGCATGGATTTCTATCAGGTCAAACCCCGCCCGCACGGCTCGGCTAGCTGCCTGGGCAAAGCTTTCCACCACTCCCTTGATATCGTCCCGGGTCATTTCTTTTGGTGTCCCATATTTGGCGTTAAATGCGATGGGGGACGGCGCCAGCAACGGCTGCCCGGCAACGTGGCTTTTACGTCCACCGTGGTTCAATTGAATGCCAATGCGACTGCCATTCGCTAAAACGGCCTCAACCAGCCGTTTTAGCCCGTCAACCTGTCTATCATCCCATAGCCCCAGGTCACTGTTGGTTAATCTCCCCTCTGGGGCAACGGCGGTGGATTCTACAATCAGTAAGCCTACCTGCCCTACGGCACGCGTGGCATAGTGGATCACGTGCCAATCGGTTACTGTTCCGTCCAGGTTAGCGCAGTACATACACATTGGCGGCATTACAATGCGGTTTTTTAACGTCAGGTTTTTCACGGAAAACGATGAAAACAACATGGGTAGGTCCTCCATTTTTAATCAGAAACCTATTTTTTTAATTCTAAAAGCACAACTTTTGGTATAAGGTCCAGGTCTTTGCCAGTAATAGAGAAAGCCTGGGTTTTCTCATAGCCAGGGTAATGTCTTAAAAATTCATCTGCTCCGCTAATTGGAAAATCTATATATTCAGTTTTGTAGTGCATTGGTATGACGCATTTAGGGCCGAGTTGTTCGACGATCTTGGCAGCCTGATTATGGTCAATAGTAAAATAGCCGCCGACGGGGACGAAAAGCACATCTATATCTCCGATTGCCTTCACCTGTTCCAAAGTGAGAACATGCCCCAGGTCTCCCAGGTGACAGAGCCTTAAATCCTCCGCTTCGATAATATATATAATGTTCTTACCTCTTTTTTTACCCCCATCTGAATCATGGAAAGAAGGAATCCCGACGATATTAACTTCTGTGAAGTTATATTGCCCTTCTTTTTCAATAATAACCGGCTCGCCGAGTATTGTCTTGACTGCATTGTGATCATAGTGTTGGTGACTGATGGTGATATAATCGGCTGCCAGATTAGGTAATGGGTAACCAATGCTTTGATCGAATGGATCGGTAATTATGGTCGTACCAGTTTGTAATTGAATAGCAAAACAAGCGTGACCAAGCCACTGAATTATCATTTTCAACCCCCCATTAATATATTTTTAAAGTTATTTCTCCCTTCGTTTTGCCAGGAATTCCCGCAATAGCTCGCGATGTTCTTCAGATTGGAAGCAGATCCCCTGCGCGAATGCTTCCAGTTCCAGCAATGTCGGGAGATCACAGCTCAGGCTGCGGTTGAGAATCGACTTGGCTAATCTAATCGCCGTTGGCGATTTTCGGGCGATGTCCCTAGCTAATTCGAACACAACGGGTTCCAATTCTGCCCGGGGAACGACTCGGTTAATTAGCCCCATTTCTTTCGCTTCTCTGGCCGTGAGCATTTGACCGGTGAAGACCATTTCTTTCGCGCGCGGCAGACCTACTAACCGAGGCAGAAAATACATTCCGCCAAAGTCAGGAATTAATCCAATTTGAATAAAGATCTCCGAAAACCTGGCTTCTTCTGCCGCCACAATTAGATCTGCAGCCAGGACCAGATTGCACCCTGCTCCGGTTGCCACTCCATTAACAGCGCAGATAATCGGTTTTTCTAAGTTAACCATGGTCATGAGCAGGCGATCCAGGTTGCGAATCCGCTCACGTCCAGAACTGGCGTCGAAACCACCCGTCTGCTCTTTGACGTCCCCGCCGGCACAGAATGCCCGACCAGCACCGGTGATCACCACCACACGAACTTCGTCATCTTTGCCCAACTCTTCTAACGCTAATCGAATTTCTTCCCGCATCAGGAGATTCAGAGCATTAAGCGCGTCTGGCCGGTTTAAGGTGAGCAAACCAATGCCCTCTGTCCGTTTAACTAGAATGGTGCTGTACAAATCACAATCACTCCTTCTTAATTAACCAGGTTGTAATTGGAATACAATTTATTAGATCTTGTTAGTCCGCCGCCAGATCTTCATCTTTTCTGCTTCTTTAATGAGTTCGTCGCGAAAATTAGGGTGGGCAATCCCGATAATTGCTTCTGCGCGTTGCCAGGTCGTTTTCCCTTTCAGATTTACTTTCCCGTACTCCGTGACCAAATAGTGAGTGGCCGTCCGCGGGTCGGTAACAATTCCGCCGGGGGTAAGAATGGGCCGAATTCTTGATTTAACCGCACCGTTTTTAGTCGTGTATGTCGATGAAAGGCAGATAAAAGCTTTACCCCCCCTTGAATCATACGCACCCTGGACAAAATCAAGCTGACCCCCGGTCCCACTAATGTGGTGAATCCCGCTAGACTCCGAACAGATCTGCCCAAAGAGGTCAACTTCGACCGCGTTATTAATCGCCACCATATTATCCAACTGGGCGATCGTGGCTGGGTGATTGGTGTAATCTACGGGGTAGGCGGCAATCACCGGGTTGTCGTCAATAAAATCGTAGAGCTTTTTGGTCCCGGCGGCAAAAGTCATGACCATCTTGTACCGGTCGATATTTTTCCTTACCCCGGTGATTTTTCCGGCCAGGTACAGATCGACGAACGAGTCGACCAGCATCTCGGTATGAACACCCAGGTCTTTGAGGTCGGATTGGGCGATCATCGCGCCAACGGCATTGGGCATTCCGCCGATTCCGAGTTGCAGACAAGCCCCATCAGCCATTTCTTCAACGATCAACCGGGCCACCGCTTCATCTACCGGCGTGATCGGCGCTGGGGGGATCTCCGGTAGACTGGGGTTGTTGCCTTCAATAATCATATCGACATCTGAAATATGGACGACCTCTTCCCGTCCTCCTCTCACCCGGGGCAGACTGTGGTTGACTTCTACGATGACCACCCGGGCTTTTTCTACGAGAGCCATGTGGTTGGTTACCTGCGGACCGAAATTAAAGAAGCCATGTTTGTCCATGGGGCACACCTGGCAGACAAAAACATCGATTGGTTCGACTTCTTGTCGTGTTAACCGGGGTAATTCATTGAACTTGAAGGGAATGTAGTACGCTGAGCCCCGATCATATAAAGCTCGGTCTCGCCCGCTGAAGTGCCAGCTGTTCCAGACAAAGTGTTCACCGTCAGGATCCGCCTCCATCACCGCGATCGGCCATAAACTACAACAGCTTCGGAACTTGACGTCAAACAATTCCTCTTTGCGCTGGGCCAACGCCCGGTCGAACTCAACCGGGGCGCCAAGAGCAAAGCCATACTCAACCCAGTCGCCAGATTTAACCACAGCAGCAGCTTGTTCGGCTGTAACCAGTTTTTGTCGATACATTTCTAAGAGTCCCATTCTTCGCTGTTCCTTTCCCTGTTTTATGTCGATTTAATTTCCGTTCACAAACATTCTTGCACCCGTTTGATCAGCAGGTCAATACAAGTATGAATATTCTCAGGGGTGTATATACGTAAATTGCCTTGATAATAACGGTTAAAAAGTCTGTCTTTCATCTCAGCCTCCTGAAGCCCGGCTTCAGTCATTTCTCTGATTTCCTTAAAGGCGTTCTGCGCAGCTTCTAGCGCCCGCTTATAAAAAATCTCGATATCATTACCAGTCCAGATTCTCTCGTGGGCAATGCCCAGAACATTGGTAGGATAGCCCATCAACCGCTTAATAGTTTCCACATACAGTTCATATCCTTGAAAGAAGATGGGAAAAATTTCGGTATCAGAAATTTGAAAACCCGCGGCATCCGAGAGGAACATCACCTTATCGGCCGGCAAGTAAGCGGCCAAACTACAGGGACTGTGGCCGGGAGCCGCGATTATCTCTAATTTTATCCCAGTCCTTAGATATAAGGTATCTCCGTCCTCGAGAAGGTAGTCAACTATTATAGTTTGGGCCGGTGGTACCCTGACTGGTTCGGGCAAAAACCCTTCTTTCATTAGAACCTGGACCATTTGTTCATCCTGAGCAAAAAAATTCTCCATTACCGTTGGCTTACCCATCACTTTTTGGGCGTGGGGGCTGGCCGCAACAGCCGCGGTGGGAAAC is drawn from Bacillota bacterium and contains these coding sequences:
- a CDS encoding MBL fold metallo-hydrolase — its product is MIIQWLGHACFAIQLQTGTTIITDPFDQSIGYPLPNLAADYITISHQHYDHNAVKTILGEPVIIEKEGQYNFTEVNIVGIPSFHDSDGGKKRGKNIIYIIEAEDLRLCHLGDLGHVLTLEQVKAIGDIDVLFVPVGGYFTIDHNQAAKIVEQLGPKCVIPMHYKTEYIDFPISGADEFLRHYPGYEKTQAFSITGKDLDLIPKVVLLELKK
- the namA gene encoding NADPH dehydrogenase NamA: MLFSSFSVKNLTLKNRIVMPPMCMYCANLDGTVTDWHVIHYATRAVGQVGLLIVESTAVAPEGRLTNSDLGLWDDRQVDGLKRLVEAVLANGSRIGIQLNHGGRKSHVAGQPLLAPSPIAFNAKYGTPKEMTRDDIKGVVESFAQAASRAVRAGFDLIEIHAAHGYLLSQFLSPLSNQREDEYGGSPANRARLLGEVVEAVQSVLPSGMPLLVRVSAHDFEAGGNTPQDVAEMINTVKHKGIDVVDVSSGAVTETVPRAYPGYQIPFALTIRERTNLPVIGGGLITEPMQALRVVKSGVDLVYIGRELLRNPYWPLKAAYLLGQNIEWPAQYIRGKFPTQLHEN
- a CDS encoding enoyl-CoA hydratase/isomerase family protein is translated as MYSTILVKRTEGIGLLTLNRPDALNALNLLMREEIRLALEELGKDDEVRVVVITGAGRAFCAGGDVKEQTGGFDASSGRERIRNLDRLLMTMVNLEKPIICAVNGVATGAGCNLVLAADLIVAAEEARFSEIFIQIGLIPDFGGMYFLPRLVGLPRAKEMVFTGQMLTAREAKEMGLINRVVPRAELEPVVFELARDIARKSPTAIRLAKSILNRSLSCDLPTLLELEAFAQGICFQSEEHRELLREFLAKRREK
- a CDS encoding butyryl-CoA:acetate CoA-transferase codes for the protein MGLLEMYRQKLVTAEQAAAVVKSGDWVEYGFALGAPVEFDRALAQRKEELFDVKFRSCCSLWPIAVMEADPDGEHFVWNSWHFSGRDRALYDRGSAYYIPFKFNELPRLTRQEVEPIDVFVCQVCPMDKHGFFNFGPQVTNHMALVEKARVVIVEVNHSLPRVRGGREEVVHISDVDMIIEGNNPSLPEIPPAPITPVDEAVARLIVEEMADGACLQLGIGGMPNAVGAMIAQSDLKDLGVHTEMLVDSFVDLYLAGKITGVRKNIDRYKMVMTFAAGTKKLYDFIDDNPVIAAYPVDYTNHPATIAQLDNMVAINNAVEVDLFGQICSESSGIHHISGTGGQLDFVQGAYDSRGGKAFICLSSTYTTKNGAVKSRIRPILTPGGIVTDPRTATHYLVTEYGKVNLKGKTTWQRAEAIIGIAHPNFRDELIKEAEKMKIWRRTNKI
- a CDS encoding MBL fold metallo-hydrolase: MTKQLTDNVRCLGNRHFNFFIVGQKEAALIECGVTGAVVNFYQQWQSAVLQPEIRYLIAMHAHFDHVCGIPALRKMFPTAAVAASPHAQKVMGKPTVMENFFAQDEQMVQVLMKEGFLPEPVRVPPAQTIIVDYLLEDGDTLYLRTGIKLEIIAAPGHSPCSLAAYLPADKVMFLSDAAGFQISDTEIFPIFFQGYELYVETIKRLMGYPTNVLGIAHERIWTGNDIEIFYKRALEAAQNAFKEIREMTEAGLQEAEMKDRLFNRYYQGNLRIYTPENIHTCIDLLIKRVQECL